The following are encoded in a window of Stigmatopora nigra isolate UIUO_SnigA chromosome 23, RoL_Snig_1.1, whole genome shotgun sequence genomic DNA:
- the chst11 gene encoding carbohydrate sulfotransferase 11 isoform X1, translating into MTGGRSSRLPISTSRSPAERSVGRSVGRSFGRSVRNHPRLLFLIYFLIFFSRRSPAMKQTLSELMRMSRICRMVLATCLGSFILVIFYFQSMFQPAMRRNPFVAESCCGKGTRSALRELYDPSQAEPAGRAAVHQSRRERVAEACRASSESSRKRRVLTPGDLKHLVVDEEHELLYCYVPKVACTNWKRVMMVLTGHGKYSDPMEIPSNQAHIPSNLKTLNQYSIGEINRRLKTYLKFLFVREPFERLVSAYRNKFTLKYNSSFHKRFGTRIVRRYRKNATAEALANGDDVSFKEFAEYLADPATRRDGPLNEHWQTVYQLCHPCHIRYDLVGKYESLEEDADYVLRLAGAADSPRFPSYAKSTRTTDAMTAQFFANVSVEQRRRLYRLYEPDFLMFNYSTPAYLRLD; encoded by the exons ATGACCGGCGGCCGGTCCTCCCGACTCCCCATCAGTACCAGCAGATCCCCGGCAGAaaggtcggtcggtcggtcggtcggacGGTCGTTCGGACGGAGCGTTCGGAACCACCCCcgtctcctttttttaatttattttttaatttttttttctcgccgTTCCCCGGCCATGAAACAGACTTTAAGCGAACTCATGAGGATGAGCAGGATATGCCGAATGGTACTCGCCACTTGTTTGGGATCCTTTATTCTGGTCATCTTTTATTTCCAAAGTATGTTCCAACCAG CCATGCGGCGGAACCCCTTCGTGGCAGAAAGCTGCTGCGGAAAAGGCACCCGGAGCGCCCTACGCGAACTCTACGACCCCTCCCAG GCCGAGCCGGCCGGACGGGCCGCGGTCCACCAAAGTCGACGAGAGCGGGTGGCCGAGGCGTGTCGGGCGAGCAGCGAGTCCAGCCGCAAGCGGAGGGTCCTGACGCCCGGCGATCTGAAACACCTGGTGGTGGACGAGGAGCATGAGCTCCTCTACTGCTACGTCCCAAAAGTGGCCTGCACCAACTGGAAGCGGGTCATGATGGTGCTGACGGGTCACGGAAAGTATAG cgACCCCATGGAAATCCCCTCCAACCAAGCCCACATACCCTCCAACCTGAAGACCCTGAACCAGTACAGCATCGGCGAGATCAACCGACGGTTGAAAACCTACCTAAAGTTCCTATTCGTACGAGAGCCCTTCGAGCGGCTGGTGTCGGCCTACCGCAACAAGTTCACCCTCAAGTACAACTCGTCCTTCCACAAGCGCTTCGGCACTCGCATCGTACGGCGCTACCGCAAGAACGCCACTGCCGAGGCGCTGGCCAACGGCGACGACGTCAGTTTCAAGGAATTCGCCGAATACCTAGCCGACCCGGCCACGAGGCGCGACGGCCCGCTCAACGAGCATTGGCAGACGGTCTACCAGCTCTGCCACCCCTGCCACATCCGTTACGACCTGGTAGGAAAATACGAAAGCCTGGAAGAGGACGCCGACTACGTGCTACGCTTAGCCGGCGCCGCCGACTCGCCGCGTTTCCCCAGCTACGCCAAATCCACCCGCACCACCGACGCCATGACGGCTCAGTTCTTCGCCAACGTCAGCGTGGAGCAGCGGCGCCGGCTCTACCGCCTCTACGAACCGGATTTTCTCATGTTCAACTACTCCACGCCAGCCTATCTGCGGCTAGACTAG
- the chst11 gene encoding carbohydrate sulfotransferase 11 isoform X2 — protein sequence MTGGRSSRLPISTSRSPAERSVGRSVGRSFGRSVRNHPRLLFLIYFLIFFSRRSPAMKQTLSELMRMSRICRMVLATCLGSFILVIFYFQTMRRNPFVAESCCGKGTRSALRELYDPSQAEPAGRAAVHQSRRERVAEACRASSESSRKRRVLTPGDLKHLVVDEEHELLYCYVPKVACTNWKRVMMVLTGHGKYSDPMEIPSNQAHIPSNLKTLNQYSIGEINRRLKTYLKFLFVREPFERLVSAYRNKFTLKYNSSFHKRFGTRIVRRYRKNATAEALANGDDVSFKEFAEYLADPATRRDGPLNEHWQTVYQLCHPCHIRYDLVGKYESLEEDADYVLRLAGAADSPRFPSYAKSTRTTDAMTAQFFANVSVEQRRRLYRLYEPDFLMFNYSTPAYLRLD from the exons ATGACCGGCGGCCGGTCCTCCCGACTCCCCATCAGTACCAGCAGATCCCCGGCAGAaaggtcggtcggtcggtcggtcggacGGTCGTTCGGACGGAGCGTTCGGAACCACCCCcgtctcctttttttaatttattttttaatttttttttctcgccgTTCCCCGGCCATGAAACAGACTTTAAGCGAACTCATGAGGATGAGCAGGATATGCCGAATGGTACTCGCCACTTGTTTGGGATCCTTTATTCTGGTCATCTTTTATTTCCAAA CCATGCGGCGGAACCCCTTCGTGGCAGAAAGCTGCTGCGGAAAAGGCACCCGGAGCGCCCTACGCGAACTCTACGACCCCTCCCAG GCCGAGCCGGCCGGACGGGCCGCGGTCCACCAAAGTCGACGAGAGCGGGTGGCCGAGGCGTGTCGGGCGAGCAGCGAGTCCAGCCGCAAGCGGAGGGTCCTGACGCCCGGCGATCTGAAACACCTGGTGGTGGACGAGGAGCATGAGCTCCTCTACTGCTACGTCCCAAAAGTGGCCTGCACCAACTGGAAGCGGGTCATGATGGTGCTGACGGGTCACGGAAAGTATAG cgACCCCATGGAAATCCCCTCCAACCAAGCCCACATACCCTCCAACCTGAAGACCCTGAACCAGTACAGCATCGGCGAGATCAACCGACGGTTGAAAACCTACCTAAAGTTCCTATTCGTACGAGAGCCCTTCGAGCGGCTGGTGTCGGCCTACCGCAACAAGTTCACCCTCAAGTACAACTCGTCCTTCCACAAGCGCTTCGGCACTCGCATCGTACGGCGCTACCGCAAGAACGCCACTGCCGAGGCGCTGGCCAACGGCGACGACGTCAGTTTCAAGGAATTCGCCGAATACCTAGCCGACCCGGCCACGAGGCGCGACGGCCCGCTCAACGAGCATTGGCAGACGGTCTACCAGCTCTGCCACCCCTGCCACATCCGTTACGACCTGGTAGGAAAATACGAAAGCCTGGAAGAGGACGCCGACTACGTGCTACGCTTAGCCGGCGCCGCCGACTCGCCGCGTTTCCCCAGCTACGCCAAATCCACCCGCACCACCGACGCCATGACGGCTCAGTTCTTCGCCAACGTCAGCGTGGAGCAGCGGCGCCGGCTCTACCGCCTCTACGAACCGGATTTTCTCATGTTCAACTACTCCACGCCAGCCTATCTGCGGCTAGACTAG